From a single Natronorubrum tibetense GA33 genomic region:
- a CDS encoding DUF7409 domain-containing protein — MSKEIVHSDPDADGRGDRESDVGSTDAVRKLNTPTDRDADPQRKGTVDRDGETVSATELVFGMGSAPDGVDPRIEPDERDALEAADVDPDAVASKECSYQMLLDAGVDEPIADALRRRFSLPWSFEGDGDLERRSSEVRGLGAAEREWIAVSGDEDWQAFEYEHATESSIGRQRPSERPWPKPTPVTAVAGVGPDDADELAEAGVRSAERLATISAFEVARVLELNVIHVRTWRHNARELVG, encoded by the coding sequence GTGAGCAAAGAAATCGTACACAGCGATCCAGACGCCGACGGACGCGGCGACCGAGAGTCCGACGTGGGCTCCACAGACGCTGTCCGGAAGCTGAACACGCCAACCGACCGAGACGCTGACCCCCAGCGGAAGGGGACCGTCGATCGAGACGGAGAGACGGTCTCTGCAACCGAACTGGTGTTCGGCATGGGATCTGCCCCGGATGGCGTCGACCCCCGGATCGAACCCGACGAACGGGATGCCCTCGAGGCGGCCGACGTCGACCCCGACGCCGTTGCGAGCAAGGAGTGCTCCTATCAGATGCTGCTCGACGCGGGCGTCGACGAACCGATCGCGGACGCGCTGCGCCGCCGCTTCTCGCTCCCGTGGTCGTTCGAGGGCGACGGTGACCTCGAGCGTCGCTCGAGCGAAGTCCGCGGGCTCGGAGCGGCCGAGCGCGAGTGGATCGCCGTGAGCGGAGACGAGGACTGGCAAGCCTTCGAGTACGAGCACGCGACCGAGTCGTCGATCGGGCGGCAGCGTCCGTCGGAGCGGCCGTGGCCGAAACCGACGCCCGTGACGGCGGTAGCCGGCGTCGGTCCCGACGACGCCGACGAGTTGGCCGAAGCCGGGGTCCGTTCGGCGGAGCGACTGGCGACGATCAGCGCGTTCGAGGTCGCTCGCGTGCTCGAACTGAACGTGATCCACGTTCGAACGTGGCGACACAACGCCCGAGAACTGGTCGGGTGA
- a CDS encoding acyl-CoA carboxylase subunit beta: MHVRIAAGASDDEASAIAAALAEHVGESVEVYVGDDDEPLASHDGSSESEPSTEREADSASNADAPQRDSTESDQADDLEPTDRERRLRAEIEDILEGGPEKYRDQLEETDKLFVRDRLALWFDGENSAFQFEDGRFAAFDDWHPDGAGEETDDRLPADGLITGGATFEGRDVHFMANDYTVKRGSMAKKGVEKFLRMQQRALKTGRPVFYLMDSSGGRIDQQTGFFANREGIGKYYYNHSMLSGRVPQVCVLYGPCIAGAAYTPVFADFTIMVEGMSAMAIASPRMVQMVTGEEIDLEELGGPQVHARESGSADLIAEDEEHARELVAQLITYLPDNSDEKPPQQEPTAPARSPEGIDAVVPQSPNKGYDMTDVIDRIVDSGSYFELRPDYGPEIITAYARIDGRPVGIVANQPAHRAGAIFPDAAEKAAEFVWKSDAFNIPLLYLCDTPGFMAGSQVEKEGILEQGKKMIYATSSATVPKQTVVVRKAYGAGIYAMGGPAYDPESVIGLPSGEIAIMGPEAAINAVYARKLSEIDDPEERERMERELREEYREDIDVHRMASEVVIDEIVPPSELRAELAARFAFYEDVEKSLPDKKHGTVL, encoded by the coding sequence ATGCACGTCCGCATCGCGGCAGGCGCATCTGACGACGAAGCGTCGGCTATCGCCGCCGCACTGGCTGAACACGTCGGCGAATCGGTCGAGGTGTACGTCGGCGACGACGACGAGCCGCTAGCGAGCCACGACGGCTCGTCCGAATCGGAGCCGTCGACGGAACGGGAGGCCGATTCCGCTTCGAACGCCGACGCTCCGCAGCGCGACTCCACCGAGAGCGACCAAGCGGACGACCTCGAGCCGACGGACCGAGAGCGACGGCTTCGGGCGGAGATCGAGGACATTCTCGAGGGCGGCCCCGAAAAGTACCGCGACCAACTCGAGGAGACGGACAAGCTGTTCGTTCGGGACCGCCTCGCGCTCTGGTTCGACGGCGAGAACAGCGCGTTTCAGTTCGAGGACGGCAGGTTCGCGGCGTTCGACGACTGGCATCCCGACGGGGCCGGCGAGGAGACCGACGACCGACTGCCGGCCGACGGCCTCATCACCGGCGGCGCGACCTTCGAGGGCCGCGACGTCCACTTCATGGCCAACGACTACACCGTCAAGCGCGGGAGCATGGCCAAGAAGGGCGTCGAGAAGTTCCTGCGGATGCAACAGCGCGCGCTGAAAACCGGCCGACCGGTGTTCTATCTGATGGACTCCTCCGGCGGCCGGATCGACCAGCAGACTGGCTTTTTCGCGAACCGCGAGGGGATCGGGAAGTACTACTACAACCACTCAATGCTCTCCGGACGGGTACCGCAGGTCTGCGTGCTCTACGGCCCGTGTATCGCCGGGGCCGCGTACACGCCCGTCTTCGCCGACTTCACGATCATGGTCGAGGGAATGTCCGCGATGGCGATCGCGAGCCCGCGGATGGTGCAGATGGTCACCGGCGAGGAGATCGATCTCGAGGAGCTCGGCGGCCCGCAGGTCCACGCTCGAGAGTCCGGCTCCGCGGACCTGATCGCGGAGGACGAGGAACACGCTCGGGAGCTCGTCGCCCAACTGATCACCTACCTGCCGGACAACTCGGACGAGAAGCCGCCCCAGCAGGAACCAACCGCGCCGGCGCGGTCGCCGGAGGGGATCGACGCCGTCGTCCCACAGTCGCCGAACAAGGGCTACGACATGACTGACGTCATCGATCGCATCGTCGATTCGGGCTCCTACTTCGAGTTACGGCCCGATTACGGGCCGGAGATCATTACGGCGTACGCCCGAATCGACGGCCGTCCCGTGGGAATTGTCGCAAACCAGCCCGCCCACCGGGCCGGAGCGATCTTCCCCGACGCTGCCGAGAAGGCCGCGGAGTTCGTCTGGAAGTCCGACGCGTTCAACATCCCCTTACTCTACCTCTGTGACACGCCCGGCTTCATGGCCGGCTCGCAGGTCGAGAAGGAGGGCATCTTAGAGCAGGGCAAGAAGATGATCTACGCGACGTCGTCGGCGACGGTGCCGAAACAGACCGTCGTCGTCCGGAAAGCCTACGGCGCGGGCATCTACGCGATGGGCGGGCCAGCCTACGATCCCGAGAGCGTCATCGGGCTCCCCTCGGGTGAGATCGCCATCATGGGCCCCGAGGCGGCGATCAACGCGGTCTACGCGCGCAAACTCTCCGAGATCGACGACCCCGAGGAGCGCGAACGCATGGAGCGGGAACTCCGCGAGGAGTACCGCGAGGATATCGACGTCCACCGGATGGCCAGCGAGGTCGTCATCGACGAGATCGTTCCCCCCAGCGAGTTGCGCGCGGAACTCGCCGCCCGCTTTGCGTTCTACGAGGACGTCGAGAAGTCGCTGCCGGACAAGAAACACGGAACCGTGCTCTGA
- a CDS encoding DUF5658 family protein encodes MSSDAAHLHHQLPVDVSPAALERFFWVLVGVSLVGDIVTTFVGLHLGLAESNPVARSAIDGYGLLGMLALKGLAIGIGLVCRPMLPKAYRAIVPAGLAIPWTAAVCINLYMISTTI; translated from the coding sequence ATGAGTTCCGACGCCGCACACCTGCACCACCAACTCCCGGTCGACGTCTCGCCGGCTGCCCTCGAGCGATTCTTCTGGGTCCTCGTCGGTGTCTCGCTCGTCGGGGACATCGTGACGACGTTCGTCGGGCTCCACCTGGGGCTTGCGGAGTCGAACCCGGTCGCACGAAGCGCGATCGACGGCTACGGACTGCTCGGCATGCTCGCGCTCAAAGGGCTCGCGATCGGGATCGGACTGGTCTGTCGACCGATGCTGCCGAAGGCCTACCGAGCGATCGTTCCCGCGGGACTCGCAATTCCCTGGACCGCCGCCGTCTGCATCAACCTCTACATGATCTCGACGACGATCTGA
- a CDS encoding class 1 fructose-bisphosphatase, with the protein MTVSDPVVESVIATISRSATEIRQGLIGRRGTVDEENPSGETQVEADIWADELLGDRLAGIDGVGQYASEERAEVEDCGGDPAMEDVYAVAVDPLDGSSNLKSNNAMGTIFGVYDAALPARGETLVAAGYILYGPITTMVLATEESVTEYELTGGERTVVDRDVRLPDEPVVYGFGGRVPDWPDDFQEYAREIEQELKLRYGGAMIGDVNQVLTYGGIFGYPGLESRPEGKLRLQFEGNPIGYIVERAGGRSSDGNQSLLSVDPDDLHDRTPVHVGNSELVERLEDRVENRIA; encoded by the coding sequence ATGACGGTGTCCGATCCAGTTGTCGAGAGCGTGATCGCGACGATCAGCCGCTCGGCGACCGAGATCAGACAGGGGCTCATCGGGCGTCGCGGCACCGTCGACGAGGAGAATCCTAGCGGCGAGACGCAGGTCGAAGCCGACATCTGGGCGGACGAACTGCTCGGCGACCGGCTCGCCGGTATCGACGGCGTCGGACAGTACGCAAGCGAGGAGCGAGCCGAGGTCGAAGACTGCGGCGGCGATCCGGCGATGGAGGACGTCTACGCCGTCGCCGTCGATCCGCTGGACGGCTCCTCGAATCTCAAGTCGAACAACGCCATGGGGACCATCTTCGGCGTTTACGACGCCGCGCTCCCCGCTCGAGGCGAGACGCTCGTCGCCGCCGGATACATCCTGTATGGCCCGATCACGACGATGGTGCTCGCGACCGAGGAGTCCGTCACGGAGTACGAACTGACCGGCGGCGAACGGACCGTCGTCGACCGAGACGTTCGGCTCCCCGACGAGCCGGTCGTCTACGGCTTCGGCGGGCGCGTCCCCGACTGGCCCGACGATTTTCAGGAGTACGCCCGCGAGATCGAACAGGAGCTCAAGCTCCGGTATGGCGGCGCGATGATCGGCGACGTCAATCAGGTGCTCACCTACGGCGGGATCTTCGGCTACCCCGGTCTCGAGTCCCGCCCCGAGGGGAAACTCCGCCTCCAGTTCGAGGGCAACCCCATCGGCTACATCGTCGAACGGGCGGGCGGTCGCTCTTCGGACGGCAATCAGTCACTGCTCTCCGTCGACCCCGATGACCTCCACGATCGAACGCCGGTCCACGTCGGTAACAGCGAGTTGGTCGAGCGGCTCGAAGATCGGGTCGAGAATCGAATCGCTTAA
- a CDS encoding class I fructose-bisphosphate aldolase, which produces MIPIDDSPIVRDGKSLILAMDHGLEHGPVDFEDVPEKLDPSTVFETATHDAVTCMAVQKGVAEGYYPSYEDDVNLLLKVNGTSNLWMGEYDSAVNCSVDYAAEIGADAIGFTLYGGSNHEVEMAEEFRDVQEDAREHDLPVVMWSYPRGQGLKNDTKPSTISYATRLGLELGADIAKVKYPGSSEAMEHACKAAGDMKVVMSGGSKTSDYEFLSTVEAAVQAGCKGLAVGRNVWQRENPTQILDALERVIYEEETADAALEATE; this is translated from the coding sequence ATGATTCCGATCGACGATTCACCGATCGTCCGCGACGGTAAGTCACTGATTTTGGCGATGGACCACGGATTAGAGCACGGTCCTGTCGACTTCGAGGACGTGCCCGAAAAGCTCGACCCGTCGACGGTGTTCGAGACGGCGACGCACGACGCGGTCACCTGCATGGCCGTCCAGAAGGGCGTCGCCGAGGGCTACTATCCGAGCTACGAGGACGACGTGAACCTCCTGCTGAAGGTCAACGGAACCTCGAACCTCTGGATGGGCGAGTACGACTCGGCGGTCAACTGCTCGGTCGATTACGCAGCTGAGATCGGTGCCGACGCCATCGGCTTCACCCTCTACGGCGGCTCAAACCACGAGGTCGAGATGGCCGAAGAGTTCCGCGACGTACAGGAGGACGCCCGCGAGCACGACCTGCCGGTCGTCATGTGGTCGTACCCGCGCGGACAGGGGCTGAAAAACGACACGAAGCCGAGCACGATCTCCTATGCGACCCGACTCGGCCTCGAGCTCGGTGCAGACATCGCGAAAGTCAAGTACCCCGGCAGCTCCGAAGCCATGGAACACGCCTGCAAGGCCGCCGGCGACATGAAAGTCGTCATGAGCGGCGGCTCGAAGACCTCCGACTACGAGTTCCTCTCGACCGTCGAAGCCGCCGTCCAGGCGGGCTGTAAGGGTCTCGCCGTCGGCCGCAACGTCTGGCAGCGAGAGAACCCGACGCAGATCCTGGACGCCCTCGAGCGAGTCATCTACGAGGAGGAGACGGCCGACGCCGCACTCGAGGCTACGGAATAG